Proteins encoded together in one Carya illinoinensis cultivar Pawnee chromosome 3, C.illinoinensisPawnee_v1, whole genome shotgun sequence window:
- the LOC122303895 gene encoding protein THYLAKOID FORMATION1, chloroplastic-like: protein MAAVISLSFSVPSQCPERKAIVSSTRTSATNFEGFRLRSSLSCHYVGVRSSGSCSRVIHCMSTSIELPTVSETKLNFLKKFNRPIPTVYNNVLQELIVQQHLMRYKRTYQYDPVFALGFVTVYDQLMEGYPSDEDRDAIFKAYIRALKEDPDQYRIDAQKLEDWARAQTATSLVEFASREGEVEGMFKDIAERAGRKESFSYSRFFAVGLFRLLELANATEPTILEKLCEALNVNKRSVDRDLDVYRNLLSKLVQAKELLKEYMDREKKKRVERAEAQKADQAIAKCLAEYQQH from the exons ATGGCAGCTGTGATTTCTCTGTCTTTCTCAGTACCAAGTCAATGTCCTGAGAGAAAAGCGATCGTATCTTCTACTCGTACTTCAGCTACGAATTTTGAAGGATTTCGATTGCGTTCGAGCTTGTCGTGTCACTATGTGGGCGTTCGATCCTCGGGTTCTTGTAGTAGGGTCATTCATTGCATGTCCACCTCCATAG AGTTGCCCACTGTATCTGAGACGAAGTTGAATTTCCTTAAGAAGTTTAATCGACCTATTCCCACTGTCTATAACAATGTGCTTCAGGAGCTGATTGTCCAGCAACATTTGATGAGGTACAAGAGAACATACCAATATGACCCCGTGTTCGCCCTTGGTTTTGTTACTGTGTATGATCAGCTCATGGAAGGATATCCTAGTGATGAGGACCGAGATGCCATCTTCAAAGCATACATAAGGGCACTGAAGGAGGACCCAGATCAATATAG AATTGATGCACAAAAATTGGAAGACTGGGCTCGGGCACAGACTGCCACTTCATTGGTTGAGTTTGCCTCTAGAGAAGGAGAAGTTGAGGGGATGTTTAAGGACATCGCAGAAAGAGCTGGGCGTAAGGAGAGTTTCAGCTACAGCCGTTTCTTTGCTGTTGGGCTCTTTCGTCTTCTTGAGTTGGCAAATGCAACTGAACCCACAATTTTAGAGAAG CTCTGTGAAGCCTTAAACGTTAACAAAAGAAGTGTGGATCGGGATCTCGATGTATATCGCAATCTGCTTTCCAAGCTGGTTCAGGCAAAAGAGCTTCTAAAGGAATACATGGATAG ggagaagaagaagagagtggAACGAGCAGAAGCACAGAAGGCTGATCAGGCCATCGCAAAATGTTTGGCAGAGTACCAGCAGCATTAA